From Desulfuromonas soudanensis, the proteins below share one genomic window:
- a CDS encoding 16S rRNA (uracil(1498)-N(3))-methyltransferase yields MRRFFVPPSSLDNEIVPLPDDIAHHIRTVLRLAPGDEIILLDGQGRRCRCRLETLDKRSASARILESCQEEETAFPIQLLQALPKGDKMELVLQKGTELGITAFSPVTTSRSLPPLAGEREEKRLARWERIIREAARQSRRPVLPRLDAPIPLVEALIACDAELRLMLWEEESLAMAGVLSGVAPRSAAILVGPEGGFSQQEAEAARAAGFNPVQIGPRILRCETAGFAVASVLQYLFGDLGSAGSTRNDP; encoded by the coding sequence ATGCGCCGATTTTTTGTTCCTCCGTCCTCCCTCGACAACGAGATCGTCCCCCTCCCCGACGACATCGCCCACCATATCCGCACGGTGCTGCGACTGGCGCCGGGGGATGAAATCATCCTTCTCGACGGCCAGGGCCGGCGGTGCCGCTGTCGCCTTGAAACCCTGGACAAGCGTTCGGCCAGCGCCCGCATCCTCGAGAGTTGCCAGGAAGAGGAAACGGCCTTCCCCATCCAGCTCCTTCAGGCCCTTCCCAAGGGGGACAAGATGGAGCTGGTGCTGCAGAAGGGGACGGAGCTGGGGATAACCGCATTCTCCCCCGTCACGACCTCCCGCAGCCTCCCCCCGCTGGCCGGAGAGCGGGAGGAAAAGCGCCTGGCCCGCTGGGAACGGATCATCCGCGAGGCGGCCCGCCAGAGCCGGCGCCCCGTCCTGCCGCGTCTGGACGCCCCCATCCCCCTGGTCGAAGCACTCATCGCCTGCGACGCCGAGTTGCGCCTGATGCTCTGGGAGGAGGAGAGTCTTGCCATGGCGGGAGTCCTTTCCGGCGTCGCGCCGCGGAGCGCGGCGATCCTTGTCGGCCCCGAAGGGGGATTTTCGCAGCAAGAGGCGGAGGCCGCCCGCGCCGCCGGGTTTAACCCGGTGCAGATCGGTCCGCGGATTTTGCGCTGCGAAACCGCCGGGTTTGCCGTCGCCAGCGTCCTGCAATACCTTTTCGGCGATCTCGGCAGCGCTGGCAGCACCCGGAATGACCCATGA